From Salinibacterium sp. ZJ450, one genomic window encodes:
- a CDS encoding error-prone DNA polymerase, with protein MGWSNPPIPWSEFERRLSDSRRPASRPVAADGGDSPAWSNKREKYEPTEIQKTPDAARVPYAELHAHSTFSFLDGASPPEELLEEASRLGLHALALTDHDGFYGVVRMAEAAESYDVDTIFGAELSLGLSAPQNGVPDPEGSHLVVLARQQEGYHRLAAALTEAQLNEAGGTGGGSSAGRGTAAEKGRPVYDLDDLTDRAGGQWMVLTGCRKGRVRQALRAVGDDAAEREVLELIERFGRQNVLVELTDHGHPLDSTHNDALARIADRLALPTVATGNVHYASPRQRHVADAIAAVRARRSLDDMDGWLPASGGAHLRSGAEMLARFRRYPGAVERTVEVADDLSFRLRSVRPGLPKQEVPDGHTPMSWLRQLVWDAVPVKYPKLTPENRARIERELDVIEQKDFPGYFLIVRDIVQYAKGGGILCQGRGSAANSAVCYLLGITAVDSIFYQLPFERFLSSMREEEPDIDVDFDSDRREEVIQYVYRKYGRRNAAQVANVISYRPKFAVRDMAKALGYSPGQQDAWSKQVERWGAEISSGDHDIPQPVIDLAERVLTFPRHLGIHSGGMVLTDRPVGEVVPIEHARMENRTVVQWDKDDCAWMGLVKFDLLGLGMLAALQYTIDLVREHTGETWALDTIPKEEQGVYDMLCRADSIGVFQVESRAQMGVLPRLKPRRFYDLVVEIALVRPGPIQGGAVHPFIRRKLGQEPVSYLHPLLVEPLERTLGVPLFQEQLMQMAMAVGGCTAEDADHLRRAMGSKRGVEKIGKLRDKLYAGMASNGITGDVADDIYGKIEAFANFGFAESHSISFALLVYASAWFKLHYPAAFLAALLRAQPMGFYSPQTLTADARRHGVQVRRPDIQLSGAQAGLESISPLVEPVETSGDDGCLNLEQPPMAEFDAALPEDFPRHRRDAAFAVRLGLSEVTSIGDKLAERIVAERDSYGPYRSMADLSRRVGLSTIQLEALAAAGAFDALGLNRREAMWNAAPAAQDRPEYLSGSIVAVQPPLFAMPTKADDLISDLWATGISTDDHPIRLLRPALDTRGVFTASALRQTESGRRIEVGGVVTHRQRPATASGITFLNIEDETGLINVICSIGVWNRYRRVAREAPAMIVRGILERSSEGVTNLVADRMESLTIKTVHTSRDFR; from the coding sequence ATGGGCTGGAGCAACCCCCCGATCCCCTGGTCGGAGTTCGAACGCAGACTGTCCGATTCGCGCCGCCCGGCCTCGCGTCCGGTCGCGGCCGACGGCGGCGACAGCCCGGCCTGGTCGAACAAGCGCGAGAAATACGAACCGACCGAGATCCAGAAGACACCGGATGCCGCGCGCGTGCCGTATGCGGAACTGCACGCCCACTCCACCTTCAGTTTCCTCGACGGCGCCAGCCCACCGGAGGAACTGCTCGAGGAAGCCAGCAGGCTCGGGCTGCACGCCCTCGCTCTGACCGACCACGACGGCTTCTACGGGGTGGTGCGGATGGCCGAGGCCGCCGAGAGCTACGACGTCGACACGATCTTCGGGGCGGAACTCTCGCTCGGGCTGAGCGCGCCACAGAACGGGGTGCCCGACCCGGAGGGCAGCCATCTCGTCGTGCTTGCCCGGCAGCAAGAGGGTTACCACCGGCTGGCCGCCGCGCTCACCGAGGCGCAGCTGAACGAGGCCGGCGGCACCGGCGGCGGCAGCAGCGCCGGCCGCGGCACCGCGGCGGAGAAGGGCCGCCCGGTGTACGACCTCGACGACCTCACCGACCGAGCCGGCGGGCAGTGGATGGTGCTGACCGGATGCCGCAAGGGCCGGGTGCGGCAGGCGCTTCGGGCAGTCGGCGACGACGCCGCCGAACGCGAGGTACTCGAGCTGATCGAGCGGTTCGGCCGCCAGAACGTGCTGGTGGAACTCACCGATCACGGACATCCGCTCGATAGCACCCACAACGACGCGCTCGCCCGCATCGCCGACCGGCTGGCGCTGCCCACCGTCGCCACCGGCAACGTGCACTACGCCAGCCCGCGGCAGCGGCACGTCGCCGACGCGATCGCCGCCGTGCGGGCCCGCCGCAGCCTCGATGACATGGACGGCTGGCTGCCGGCATCCGGTGGCGCCCACCTGCGCTCCGGCGCGGAGATGCTCGCCCGGTTCCGGCGCTACCCCGGTGCGGTGGAACGCACGGTCGAGGTGGCCGACGACCTGAGCTTCCGGCTGCGCAGTGTGCGCCCGGGCCTGCCGAAGCAGGAGGTGCCGGACGGGCACACCCCGATGAGCTGGCTGCGGCAGCTGGTCTGGGATGCCGTGCCGGTGAAGTACCCGAAGCTCACTCCTGAGAACCGGGCCCGCATCGAACGGGAACTCGACGTGATCGAGCAGAAGGACTTTCCGGGCTACTTCCTGATCGTGCGGGACATCGTGCAGTACGCCAAGGGCGGCGGCATCCTCTGCCAGGGTCGTGGCTCTGCCGCCAACTCGGCGGTCTGCTACCTGCTCGGTATCACCGCGGTCGATTCGATCTTCTACCAGCTGCCGTTCGAGCGGTTCCTCTCCAGCATGCGCGAGGAGGAGCCGGACATCGACGTCGACTTCGACTCCGACCGGCGGGAAGAGGTGATCCAGTACGTCTACCGCAAGTACGGCCGCCGCAACGCCGCGCAGGTGGCCAACGTGATCAGCTACCGGCCCAAGTTCGCGGTGCGCGACATGGCCAAGGCGCTCGGCTACAGCCCCGGCCAGCAGGATGCCTGGTCGAAGCAGGTGGAACGCTGGGGCGCCGAGATCTCCAGCGGCGACCACGACATCCCGCAGCCGGTGATCGACCTGGCCGAACGGGTGCTGACCTTCCCGCGGCACCTCGGCATCCACTCCGGCGGCATGGTGCTCACCGACCGGCCGGTCGGCGAGGTGGTGCCGATCGAGCACGCCCGCATGGAGAACCGCACCGTCGTGCAATGGGACAAGGATGACTGCGCCTGGATGGGCCTGGTGAAGTTCGACCTGCTCGGCCTCGGCATGCTCGCCGCACTGCAGTACACGATCGACCTGGTGCGCGAGCACACCGGCGAGACCTGGGCGCTCGACACCATCCCGAAGGAGGAACAGGGCGTCTACGACATGCTCTGCCGCGCCGACTCGATCGGCGTGTTCCAGGTGGAGAGCCGCGCCCAGATGGGGGTGCTCCCCCGGCTGAAGCCGCGTCGGTTCTACGACCTGGTGGTCGAGATCGCGCTGGTGCGGCCCGGTCCGATCCAGGGTGGCGCGGTGCATCCGTTCATCCGCCGCAAGCTCGGCCAGGAGCCGGTCAGCTACCTGCACCCGCTGCTGGTCGAACCGCTCGAGCGCACTCTCGGCGTGCCGTTGTTCCAGGAGCAGCTGATGCAGATGGCGATGGCGGTCGGCGGCTGCACCGCCGAGGACGCCGACCACCTGCGCCGCGCGATGGGCTCGAAACGCGGCGTGGAGAAGATCGGCAAGCTGCGCGACAAGCTGTACGCCGGGATGGCCTCGAACGGCATCACCGGGGATGTCGCCGACGACATCTACGGCAAGATCGAGGCGTTCGCGAACTTCGGTTTCGCCGAGAGCCACTCGATCAGCTTCGCGCTGCTGGTCTATGCCAGCGCCTGGTTCAAGCTGCACTACCCTGCGGCGTTCCTCGCCGCGCTGCTGCGGGCCCAGCCGATGGGCTTCTACTCGCCGCAGACCCTCACCGCCGACGCGCGCCGGCACGGCGTTCAGGTGCGGCGGCCCGACATCCAGCTCTCTGGGGCGCAGGCCGGGTTGGAATCGATCTCTCCGCTGGTCGAGCCTGTCGAGACCAGCGGCGACGACGGATGCCTCAACCTCGAGCAGCCGCCGATGGCCGAGTTTGATGCGGCGCTGCCCGAAGACTTCCCCCGGCATCGTCGGGATGCCGCGTTCGCGGTGCGGCTCGGCCTCTCCGAGGTCACCTCGATCGGCGACAAGCTGGCCGAGCGGATCGTCGCCGAACGCGACAGTTACGGGCCGTACCGGTCGATGGCCGACCTCTCCCGCCGAGTGGGACTTTCCACCATCCAACTGGAGGCGCTGGCGGCGGCCGGCGCGTTCGACGCGCTCGGCCTCAACCGGCGTGAAGCAATGTGGAATGCGGCGCCGGCCGCCCAGGACCGTCCGGAATACCTGAGCGGCAGCATCGTCGCGGTGCAGCCGCCGCTGTTCGCGATGCCGACGAAGGCCGACGACCTGATCTCCGACCTGTGGGCCACCGGCATCTCCACCGACGACCATCCCATCCGGCTGCTGCGTCCGGCGCTGGACACTCGCGGTGTGTTCACCGCATCCGCCCTGCGGCAGACCGAGTCGGGTCGGCGGATCGAGGTCGGCGGTGTGGTCACTCACCGGCAGCGGCCGGCTACCGCGAGCGGCATCACCTTCCTCAATATCGAGGACGAGACCGGGCTGATCAACGTGATCTGCAGCATCGGCGTGTGGAACCGCTACCGCCGGGTGGCGCGGGAGGCGCCGGCGATGATCGTGCGCGGCATCTTGGAGCGTTCCTCGGAGGGGGTCACCAACCTTGTCGCCGACCGGATGGAATCGCTGACCATCAAAACGGTGCACACCTCGCGAGATTTCCGCTGA
- a CDS encoding DUF3618 domain-containing protein: protein MTRSITQGTDDRNGHRDADALEHTGTNELKLHVARTRDDLEDTVEAIRDKLDVKTHALRVWATFRRDLRANPGAFVLTVTLGAAVGVVVISSIVRDRMRRG from the coding sequence ATGACGAGGTCGATCACGCAGGGTACAGATGACCGGAACGGGCACCGTGACGCCGACGCGCTCGAGCACACCGGAACCAACGAGCTCAAGCTGCACGTGGCACGCACTCGGGATGACCTCGAGGACACCGTCGAGGCGATCCGCGACAAGCTTGACGTCAAGACGCACGCGCTGCGGGTCTGGGCAACCTTCCGCCGTGACCTGAGAGCGAACCCCGGGGCATTCGTGCTGACGGTAACGCTCGGAGCAGCCGTCGGAGTCGTCGTCATCAGCTCCATCGTGCGAGATCGGATGCGCCGTGGCTGA
- a CDS encoding YihY/virulence factor BrkB family protein: MAEQTEQASERAATAPHPDDPRKPDSLTEITKPSWGYVLKKTLREFGRDQCIDIAASLTYYAVLAIFPALLAIVSLLGIFGQAEATTGALLELLGGLVPADTIDTIRGPIEDLIRTPGAGLAFVVGIVGAIWSASGFVGAFSRAMNRMYSIEEGRTFLQLRPMQLLVTIITLVLLTIAAVLLVLSGPIAQALGAFFGLGEEALLVWNIAKWPVVIVIGVIVVALLYYAAPNIKQPKFRWISVGAVFALVVWGLASFGFGFYVSNFGNYGNTYGSLAGVIIFLLWIWISNLALLFGAELDSELERGRQLQAGIHAEETVQLPPRGTKKSDKAAEQRAADVLAGLELRDAHQRGRRNPHSDDR, translated from the coding sequence GTGGCTGAGCAGACCGAGCAGGCGAGCGAGCGGGCCGCGACCGCGCCGCATCCCGACGACCCGCGGAAGCCCGACAGCCTCACGGAAATCACCAAGCCGTCGTGGGGTTATGTGCTGAAGAAGACGCTGCGCGAGTTCGGTCGCGACCAGTGCATCGATATCGCGGCGTCGCTCACCTACTACGCGGTTCTGGCGATCTTCCCCGCGCTGCTGGCCATCGTGTCGCTGCTCGGGATCTTCGGACAGGCCGAGGCCACCACCGGCGCGCTCCTCGAGCTGCTCGGCGGATTAGTGCCGGCAGACACTATCGACACCATCCGCGGCCCGATCGAAGACCTGATCCGCACCCCTGGTGCGGGCCTCGCGTTTGTTGTCGGTATCGTCGGCGCCATCTGGTCGGCATCCGGCTTCGTCGGGGCGTTCAGCCGCGCCATGAATCGCATGTACTCCATCGAGGAGGGCCGCACTTTCCTGCAGCTGAGGCCGATGCAGTTGCTGGTGACCATCATCACCCTCGTGTTGTTGACCATCGCGGCGGTTCTCCTCGTGTTGAGCGGCCCCATTGCCCAGGCGCTGGGGGCGTTCTTTGGCCTCGGCGAGGAGGCGCTGCTGGTCTGGAACATCGCCAAGTGGCCGGTGGTCATCGTCATCGGCGTGATCGTCGTCGCCCTGCTCTACTACGCCGCCCCGAACATCAAGCAGCCCAAGTTCCGCTGGATCAGCGTCGGCGCCGTGTTCGCGCTGGTGGTCTGGGGGCTTGCCTCGTTCGGATTCGGCTTCTACGTGAGCAACTTCGGCAACTATGGCAACACGTACGGTTCGCTCGCCGGGGTGATCATCTTCCTGCTCTGGATTTGGATCAGCAACCTGGCGCTGCTGTTCGGGGCCGAGCTGGATTCCGAGCTAGAGCGTGGCCGGCAACTGCAGGCGGGGATCCACGCCGAAGAGACGGTGCAGCTGCCGCCGCGGGGCACCAAGAAGAGCGATAAGGCCGCCGAGCAGCGCGCCGCCGACGTGCTGGCCGGGCTGGAACTGCGGGACGCGCACCAGCGCGGGCGCCGCAATCCGCACAGCGACGACCGGTAG
- a CDS encoding DEAD/DEAH box helicase: MSNATPQQSPVGNFAAEHLSPSFPGRAPWGTANKLRAWQAEALQEYFKHEPKDFLAAATPGAGKTTFALRLATELLSRGVIDRITVVAPTEHLKKQWADAAHRVGIRLDPRFKNSDGWHSRQYHGVAVTYAQVAVRSGLHKQLTESGRTLVILDEIHHGGDALSWGDAIREAFEPAARRLSLTGTPFRTDTAPIPFVRYLRDEKGIRTSQTDYNYGYGNALADGVVRPVLFMAYAGTMRWRTTMGDEMSARLGEGDTKDITSQAWRTALDPEGSWIPTVLRAANVRLSEVRQTVPDAGGLVIATDHYAAKAYAAHLREITGTMPTLVLSDDKEASEHIDKFSAGTDRWMVAVRMVSEGVDVPRLAVGVYATSASTPLFFAQVVGRFVRTRRRGETATIFLPSVPGLMALAEKLELERDHALDRESSGDGDMYNPEDAMVAEANRDSKASDSLLAEYTWQALESDAQFDKVMFNGDEYGQLVEPETPEEFEFLGLPGLLEPEQVSELLKHRQARQSHRVSERQSTMPPEEVPQPLYRTLKEQRSLLNSLVGIWAKNTKEPHGIVHAEVRRICGGPAVPQASVSQLQARIDLLRKWMAGGKP; the protein is encoded by the coding sequence GTGAGTAACGCAACCCCGCAACAGAGTCCAGTAGGCAATTTCGCGGCGGAGCACCTCTCACCGAGCTTCCCGGGCCGCGCGCCGTGGGGTACCGCCAACAAGCTGCGAGCTTGGCAGGCCGAGGCCCTGCAGGAGTACTTCAAGCACGAGCCCAAAGACTTCCTGGCGGCGGCAACCCCCGGCGCCGGAAAGACCACGTTCGCCCTCCGGCTCGCCACCGAGCTGCTGTCGCGCGGGGTGATTGACCGCATCACCGTGGTGGCGCCGACCGAGCACCTGAAGAAGCAGTGGGCGGACGCCGCACACCGGGTCGGCATCCGGCTCGACCCTCGGTTCAAGAACAGCGACGGCTGGCACAGCCGCCAGTACCACGGCGTGGCCGTGACCTACGCCCAGGTGGCGGTGCGGTCCGGCCTGCACAAACAGCTCACCGAATCCGGCCGCACCCTGGTCATCCTCGATGAGATCCACCACGGCGGCGACGCGCTCAGCTGGGGCGACGCCATCCGTGAAGCGTTCGAGCCCGCCGCCCGCCGGCTGTCACTCACCGGCACGCCGTTCCGTACCGACACCGCCCCCATCCCGTTCGTGCGCTACCTGCGCGACGAGAAGGGCATCCGCACCTCGCAGACCGACTACAACTACGGCTACGGCAACGCCCTGGCCGACGGCGTCGTGCGGCCGGTGCTGTTCATGGCCTACGCCGGCACCATGCGCTGGCGCACCACGATGGGCGACGAGATGTCCGCCCGGCTCGGCGAGGGCGACACCAAGGACATCACCTCGCAGGCTTGGCGCACCGCGCTTGACCCCGAGGGCTCCTGGATTCCCACCGTGCTGCGCGCCGCAAACGTGCGCCTGAGCGAGGTGCGACAGACGGTTCCGGATGCCGGTGGCTTGGTCATCGCCACCGACCACTACGCCGCGAAGGCCTACGCCGCCCATCTGCGCGAGATCACCGGAACCATGCCCACCTTGGTGCTCAGCGACGACAAGGAAGCCAGCGAGCACATCGACAAGTTCTCGGCGGGCACCGACCGCTGGATGGTGGCGGTGCGGATGGTGTCCGAGGGCGTGGACGTGCCGCGCCTGGCCGTCGGCGTGTACGCAACCAGCGCATCCACCCCACTGTTCTTCGCCCAGGTGGTCGGCCGTTTCGTGCGCACCCGCCGTCGTGGCGAGACCGCGACGATCTTCCTGCCGAGCGTGCCGGGGCTGATGGCGCTGGCCGAGAAGCTCGAGCTGGAACGCGACCACGCCCTCGACCGGGAGTCGAGCGGTGACGGCGACATGTACAACCCGGAAGACGCCATGGTGGCGGAGGCGAACCGGGACTCAAAGGCGTCGGACAGCCTGCTGGCGGAGTACACCTGGCAGGCGCTGGAGTCGGACGCCCAGTTCGACAAGGTCATGTTCAACGGCGACGAGTACGGCCAACTGGTTGAACCGGAAACCCCCGAGGAGTTCGAGTTTCTCGGGCTGCCCGGGCTGCTCGAACCCGAGCAGGTCAGCGAACTGCTCAAGCACCGCCAGGCGCGGCAATCCCACCGGGTTTCGGAGCGGCAGAGCACCATGCCGCCCGAGGAGGTTCCGCAGCCGCTGTACCGCACCCTGAAGGAGCAGCGCAGCCTGCTGAACAGCCTGGTCGGTATCTGGGCCAAGAACACCAAAGAGCCGCACGGGATCGTGCACGCCGAGGTGCGGCGGATCTGCGGCGGCCCGGCGGTACCGCAGGCGAGCGTGTCGCAGCTGCAGGCGCGCATCGACCTGCTGCGCAAGTGGATGGCGGGCGGCAAGCCCTAA
- the dinB gene encoding DNA polymerase IV, which produces MGKQDGSGRLITTEPVDDATATIMHVDMDAFFASVELLSRPELRGKPVIVGHTGARSVVTAATYEARRFGVNSAMPMSIALRRCPQAIVLEPHFDEYVRWSKHVMGILEQFTPLVEPLSIDEAFLDVAGAKALFGGSYAIGTELRRRVRAETGLVCSVGAAATKYVAKLASGRSKPDGLLVIPASDTIDFLHPQPITALWGVGGKTAEHLTRLGLRTVGDLATTPIEALRSTIGDAGATRLHELAWGRDPRGVSTEHEEKSVGHEVTFEYDITDPETIRRELLRLSDMVGVRLRRHGVLARTVALKLRFGDFSTITRSKTLAEATDLGRRIFEEARALYEATGKQHARIRLVGVRAEQLVGDDTLMQGLWDPDEDWREAEHAVDAVSARFGAGMIRPASLMKRPQPPAE; this is translated from the coding sequence ATGGGCAAACAAGACGGGTCGGGGCGCCTCATCACCACCGAGCCGGTCGATGATGCGACCGCCACGATCATGCACGTCGACATGGACGCCTTCTTCGCCTCGGTCGAACTGCTCAGCCGCCCAGAGCTCCGCGGCAAGCCCGTGATCGTGGGTCATACCGGTGCGCGTTCGGTGGTCACCGCGGCCACCTATGAGGCCAGGCGGTTCGGCGTCAACTCGGCGATGCCGATGTCGATCGCGCTGCGTCGCTGCCCGCAGGCCATCGTGCTCGAACCGCACTTCGACGAGTATGTGCGCTGGTCCAAGCACGTCATGGGCATCCTTGAGCAGTTCACCCCGCTGGTCGAGCCGCTCAGTATCGATGAGGCGTTTCTGGATGTCGCGGGCGCCAAGGCGTTATTCGGAGGGTCGTATGCGATCGGCACCGAGCTGCGCCGGCGGGTGCGGGCGGAGACCGGGCTGGTCTGCTCGGTCGGCGCGGCGGCCACCAAGTACGTGGCGAAGCTCGCGTCCGGCCGCAGCAAACCCGACGGGCTGCTGGTGATCCCGGCATCCGACACCATTGATTTTCTGCACCCCCAGCCGATCACCGCCCTCTGGGGCGTCGGCGGCAAGACGGCGGAGCACCTCACCCGGCTCGGGCTGCGCACCGTCGGTGATCTCGCCACCACGCCGATCGAGGCGTTGCGGTCGACCATCGGCGACGCCGGCGCCACCCGGCTGCACGAGCTCGCCTGGGGCCGTGACCCGCGCGGCGTGAGCACGGAGCATGAGGAGAAGAGCGTCGGGCATGAGGTGACCTTCGAGTACGACATCACCGACCCCGAGACGATCCGCCGGGAGCTGCTGCGGCTGTCCGACATGGTGGGGGTGCGGTTGCGCCGGCACGGCGTGCTGGCGCGCACGGTGGCGCTGAAACTGCGGTTCGGTGACTTCAGCACGATCACCCGGTCGAAGACGCTCGCTGAGGCCACCGACCTCGGTCGACGCATCTTCGAGGAGGCCCGCGCGCTGTACGAGGCCACCGGCAAGCAGCACGCGCGCATCCGCCTGGTCGGAGTGCGCGCCGAGCAACTGGTCGGCGACGACACGCTGATGCAGGGGCTGTGGGATCCCGACGAGGACTGGCGTGAGGCGGAACACGCGGTCGACGCGGTGAGCGCGCGATTCGGTGCGGGGATGATCCGCCCGGCGTCGCTGATGAAACGGCCGCAACCGCCCGCCGAGTGA
- a CDS encoding GlsB/YeaQ/YmgE family stress response membrane protein, with amino-acid sequence MGFFSFLILGLIAGAIAKLILPGRQGGGWFITLLLGVVGAFLGGLLGGLLFGRGLTEFFDLGTWLLAIAGAIVVLLIYGMVTRRSNAT; translated from the coding sequence GTGGGTTTCTTTAGTTTCCTCATTCTGGGTCTGATTGCCGGCGCGATCGCAAAGTTGATCCTGCCGGGCCGTCAGGGTGGTGGCTGGTTCATCACCCTGCTGTTGGGAGTCGTCGGGGCATTCCTTGGCGGCCTGCTGGGCGGACTCCTGTTCGGTCGCGGTCTCACCGAGTTCTTTGACCTCGGCACGTGGCTGCTCGCCATTGCGGGGGCGATCGTCGTCCTGCTCATCTATGGCATGGTGACCCGTCGCAGCAACGCTACCTAA
- a CDS encoding SGNH/GDSL hydrolase family protein — MTQQHPWSRYVAIGDSFTEGIGDPEPRSKGGHRGWADRVAETLGESSPDFAYANLAIRGRLLQQIIDEQLEAALLLRPDVITVSAGGNDIIRPSTDPDEVARRVETLVTGLRSDGATVVLFTGPDIGMTPVLGRVRGKVAIYNENLRAIAQRHDAIIADMWAMRELKDPRMWAADRLHFSPIGHHMIARMVLAALNVENDLAPYAPEPLPHPTWRQARVDDIGWAREHLVPWVVRRIRHQSSGDNVLPKRPDAGSARLADD, encoded by the coding sequence ATGACCCAGCAGCATCCGTGGTCGCGATATGTCGCGATTGGCGACTCCTTCACCGAAGGAATCGGCGACCCGGAACCGCGCAGCAAGGGCGGGCACCGCGGTTGGGCAGACCGGGTGGCCGAGACGCTCGGCGAGAGTTCCCCCGACTTCGCCTACGCCAACCTCGCAATCCGCGGCCGGCTGTTGCAGCAGATCATCGACGAGCAGCTGGAAGCCGCGCTGCTGCTGCGCCCCGACGTGATCACCGTGTCGGCGGGCGGCAACGACATCATCCGCCCCAGCACCGACCCCGATGAGGTGGCCCGCCGGGTAGAGACGCTCGTCACCGGGCTGCGCTCCGACGGCGCCACCGTCGTACTCTTCACCGGCCCGGACATCGGCATGACCCCGGTGCTCGGCAGGGTGCGCGGCAAGGTGGCGATCTACAACGAAAACCTCCGCGCCATCGCACAGCGCCACGACGCGATCATTGCGGACATGTGGGCGATGCGTGAGCTGAAGGACCCGCGCATGTGGGCCGCAGATCGGCTGCACTTCTCCCCGATCGGCCACCACATGATCGCCCGGATGGTGCTCGCGGCACTGAACGTGGAGAACGACCTGGCGCCGTACGCGCCGGAGCCGCTGCCGCACCCCACCTGGCGGCAGGCGAGGGTGGACGACATCGGCTGGGCCAGGGAGCACCTGGTGCCATGGGTGGTCCGCCGCATCCGGCACCAGTCCTCCGGCGACAACGTGCTGCCGAAGCGCCCGGATGCGGGCTCGGCGCGCCTCGCCGACGACTAG
- a CDS encoding D-alanyl-D-alanine carboxypeptidase family protein: MPLTRNQIYRRRRIAVFSSIGVVLGSLVYLPMTLLAPLTPATAVVQPYSVAPSVAAEVSVPSYGASLIAADGYGTLARGGSEAAVPMASITKVITSLVVLEKKPLKPGESGPSVTTTAEDVAVYDDYLTVNGSVKPVRAGLSFTEYELLQLVLIESANNYTETLVNWAFGSQEAYLPVAREWLSTHGFTGITVADSTGISLENTATATDLVALAQLALQHPVIAEIVATPGLRMHDIGMLENSNPVLGEAGVTGLKTGTLRVFGYNLLFTASHQVGDTQISLYGVVMGAPNDARLEQDVLALLQSATAGFQEVSLVTAGSVLAEYGTAWGDTARLVADESESVVVWGGTAISVLVSGDPVTTGEAGEEAGTATFVVGDRTIELPLVLDSDVADPGFWWRLANPVALL; the protein is encoded by the coding sequence GTGCCTCTGACCCGCAACCAGATCTATCGCAGGCGGCGGATCGCCGTGTTCAGCAGTATCGGCGTCGTGCTCGGCAGTCTCGTCTACCTGCCGATGACCCTGCTGGCGCCGCTGACGCCCGCGACGGCGGTGGTTCAGCCGTACTCGGTGGCGCCGAGCGTCGCGGCCGAGGTGTCCGTTCCCAGCTACGGCGCGAGCCTGATCGCCGCCGACGGGTACGGCACGCTCGCCCGCGGTGGCAGCGAGGCTGCGGTGCCGATGGCGAGCATCACCAAGGTGATCACCTCGCTCGTCGTGCTGGAGAAGAAGCCGCTGAAGCCGGGGGAGTCCGGGCCGTCGGTGACCACGACGGCAGAGGATGTCGCGGTCTATGACGACTACCTGACGGTGAACGGCTCGGTGAAGCCGGTGCGCGCCGGGCTGAGCTTCACCGAGTACGAACTGCTGCAGCTGGTGCTGATCGAGTCGGCGAACAACTACACTGAGACCCTGGTGAACTGGGCGTTCGGCTCGCAGGAGGCCTACCTGCCGGTGGCGCGCGAGTGGCTGAGCACGCACGGCTTCACCGGCATCACGGTGGCGGATTCCACCGGGATCTCGCTTGAGAACACCGCAACGGCCACCGACCTTGTGGCTCTGGCACAACTGGCGCTGCAGCATCCGGTGATCGCCGAGATCGTGGCGACGCCCGGCCTGCGGATGCACGACATCGGCATGCTCGAGAACAGCAACCCGGTGCTCGGAGAGGCGGGTGTCACCGGGCTGAAGACCGGAACCCTGCGGGTGTTCGGCTACAACCTGCTGTTCACCGCCAGTCACCAGGTGGGGGACACCCAGATCAGCCTGTACGGGGTGGTGATGGGAGCGCCGAACGATGCCCGGCTGGAACAGGACGTGCTGGCGTTGTTGCAGAGCGCGACCGCCGGTTTCCAGGAGGTGTCGCTCGTCACCGCCGGATCGGTGCTCGCCGAGTACGGCACCGCGTGGGGTGACACGGCCCGACTGGTGGCCGACGAATCCGAGTCCGTGGTGGTCTGGGGCGGCACCGCGATCTCCGTGCTGGTCAGCGGCGACCCGGTGACCACCGGAGAGGCCGGCGAGGAGGCCGGCACTGCCACGTTCGTGGTCGGCGATCGCACTATCGAGCTGCCGCTGGTGCTGGATTCGGATGTCGCGGACCCTGGCTTCTGGTGGCGCCTCGCCAACCCCGTGGCGCTGCTTTAG